The proteins below are encoded in one region of Sulfitobacter sp. SK012:
- a CDS encoding replicative DNA helicase, with the protein MNEISSLNANQVAVQAPETMPHSIEAEQQLLGAILTNNDVYDRIASIIGAKHFYDPVHARIYEIAAARIAKNNLASPVTLKAFMEDDEGLKELGGPAYLARLAGAAISAFAVRDYAQMIYDLAVRRDLILLGRDISAKAAQVDVSSEPREQIVEAEQHLYKLAEQGQTESGFQSFLKAVTDAVNNANTAYQRDGGLSGVSTGLIDMDKKLGGLHRSDLLILAGRPSMGKTSLATNIAFNVAKAYKRGKLHDGTEGAIDGGVVGFYSLEMSAEQLAARILSEASEIPSQQIRSGDMTEVEFRRFVDAAKALEACPLYIDDTPALPISQLAARARRLKRTHGLDVLIIDYLQLVRGTGKNENRVNEISEITMGLKAIAKELDIPVIALSQLSRQVENREDKRPQLSDLRESGSIEQDADVVMFVFREEYYKEREKPGDHELDKMAMWQEEMERLHGKAEVVIGKQRHGPIGTVDLSFEGRFTRFGNLAKSWQTGNDETEF; encoded by the coding sequence ATGAACGAGATTTCGTCACTGAACGCGAACCAAGTTGCTGTACAGGCCCCCGAGACAATGCCGCATTCCATCGAGGCTGAACAACAGCTTCTGGGCGCGATCCTGACCAACAACGATGTTTACGACCGCATTGCGTCGATCATTGGTGCCAAGCATTTCTACGATCCCGTCCACGCCCGCATTTATGAGATCGCGGCCGCACGTATCGCCAAGAACAACCTCGCATCGCCCGTGACGCTCAAGGCGTTCATGGAAGACGACGAAGGCCTCAAGGAACTTGGCGGCCCTGCATATCTTGCCCGACTGGCCGGTGCTGCGATTTCTGCATTTGCGGTACGCGACTATGCGCAAATGATTTACGATCTGGCCGTCCGCCGCGATCTGATCCTGCTGGGCCGCGACATCTCTGCAAAAGCCGCACAGGTCGACGTCTCGTCAGAACCACGCGAGCAAATCGTTGAGGCAGAACAACATCTGTATAAGCTTGCCGAACAAGGCCAGACCGAAAGCGGCTTTCAGAGCTTTCTCAAAGCGGTCACGGATGCTGTTAACAATGCCAACACGGCCTATCAGCGCGATGGTGGCCTATCGGGCGTGTCTACTGGTCTGATTGATATGGACAAAAAACTTGGCGGTTTGCACCGCTCTGACCTTTTGATCCTCGCAGGGCGCCCATCTATGGGGAAGACATCGCTTGCGACCAACATCGCATTTAACGTCGCCAAAGCCTATAAGCGCGGCAAGCTTCACGATGGTACCGAAGGAGCTATCGACGGCGGTGTTGTGGGTTTTTACAGCCTCGAAATGAGCGCAGAACAGCTCGCGGCGCGTATCCTGTCTGAAGCCTCCGAGATCCCGAGCCAGCAGATCCGTTCTGGTGACATGACCGAAGTTGAATTCCGCCGGTTCGTTGACGCGGCCAAAGCGCTTGAGGCCTGCCCGCTTTATATTGACGACACGCCTGCCCTGCCGATCAGCCAACTTGCAGCACGCGCGCGTCGCCTGAAACGGACCCACGGCCTTGATGTCCTGATCATTGACTACCTGCAATTGGTGCGTGGTACGGGCAAGAACGAGAACCGCGTTAACGAGATTTCCGAGATCACCATGGGCCTTAAGGCCATTGCCAAAGAACTAGACATTCCCGTCATCGCGCTGTCGCAGCTGTCGCGTCAGGTTGAAAACCGCGAAGACAAACGTCCCCAGCTTTCAGATCTTCGCGAATCTGGTTCGATCGAACAGGATGCCGATGTGGTGATGTTCGTGTTCCGCGAGGAATATTACAAAGAGCGCGAAAAGCCGGGTGATCATGAACTCGACAAGATGGCCATGTGGCAAGAAGAGATGGAACGTCTGCATGGTAAGGCCGAGGTTGTTATCGGAAAGCAGCGCCACGGCCCTATCGGCACTGTCGATCTGAGTTTTGAGGGCCGTTTTACCCGTTTTGGCAATCTCGCGAAGTCTTGGCAAACCGGCAACGACGAGACCGAGTTCTAG